A genome region from Anastrepha obliqua isolate idAnaObli1 chromosome 4, idAnaObli1_1.0, whole genome shotgun sequence includes the following:
- the LOC129244095 gene encoding putative uncharacterized protein DDB_G0286901: MVITNKKATLATTTSTTTTKATTTNKSKQQRQTVGAAVAAGTTTWGSIGSVQQKQKQEPQQQQPDIDAKKNTKPENQENTDNNNKNDDKIAVESKQSNVKNHSNTYKQNNITHDGNSTQNSNKNSEPANNTLTTKTIATQTIKTPVISATDTKPKSVRKSDSIDSKENACVPKKQNDSCNQTKPISQEQQLPRKVTTDTINQSNNGNNNTRFNKNAKKHQQQATGQAVGRNSQNNKNNNGNKSQNSKVFTNSNNKIRWKRVDNCSSIIFSTNHHYNNYNHSRNNNNNKSNKYRISNSNTSSIITDDDDDYRDDIADMTDTDSVYSHEWQKKSARYQQLKQSNKKTPSGSDLLTAALMVPCQKCNKTLTPSGGVTFANARQYRKSKSYMGGGANGADGTGSARHSIASVDSLQNLNNSNGGHRYQRSVSDRRTSFDRVFAERNKDFVPIVQPTRPVLASSNIECVLTDTERMTLIERLGKTRLTYPIMQIAAIFSPTAAQTCIESVAIHNKSFAHQNLPQPF; the protein is encoded by the exons ATGGTGATTACCAACAAGAAAGCAACGTTGGCGACAACAACCTCAACGACGactacaaaagcaacaacaacgaatAAATCAAAACAACAACGGCAAACGGTTGGTGCTGCTGTAGCGGCCGGTACAACAACATGGGGTTCAATAGGTAGCGTCCAGCAGAAACAAAAGCAGGAACCA caacaacaacaaccagatATTGACGCTAAAAAGAATACCAAGCCTGAGAATCAGGAAAAcaccgacaacaacaacaaaaacgacgATAAAATCGCCGTTGAAAGTAAGCAGTCCAATGTTAAAAATCACAGCAATACCTATAAACAGAATAATATTACCCATGATGGCAACAGCAcgcaaaatagcaacaaaaacagtGAGCCGGCTAATAATACACTAACAACCAAAACAATTGCTACACAAACGATAAAAACACCGGTAATTTCCGCTACAGATACGAAACCGAAATCGGTGCGAAAAAGCGACAGTATCGATAGTAAGGAAAATGCATGCgtcccaaaaaaacaaaatgacagCTGCAATCAGACGAAACCAATATCGCAAGAGCAGCAATTGCCGCGTAAAGTGACAACGGACACAATAAACCAAAGCAACAACGGCAATAATAATACTCGCTTTAACAAGAATGCTAAGAAACATCAGCAACAAGCCACCGGGCAAGCTGTTGGTCGAAATAGtcagaacaacaaaaacaataacggTAACAAGAGCCAAAATAGCAAAGTTTTCacgaacagcaacaacaaaatccgtTGGAAGCGAGTTGACAACTGTAGCAGCATAATATTTAGCACTAATCATCATTACAACAATTATAACCACAGCaggaacaacaataataacaaaagcaacaaatatcGTATATCAAATTCCAACACATCCAGCATCATCACCGACGACGACGATGACTATCGTGATGATATTGCTGATATGACCGATACCGATTCGGTATACTCTCATGAGTGGCAGAAGAAAAGCGCACGTTATCAACAACTAaaacaatcaaataaaaaaacaccaagTGGTAGTGATTTATTGACCGCCGCACTGATGGTGCCTTGTCAAAAGTGCAACAAAACGCTAACGCCAAGTGGGGGGGTTACGTTCGCGAATGCGCGCCAATACCGCAAATCCAAGTCGTATATGGGTGGCGGGGCGAATGGAGCTGATGGCACTGGTAGTGCACGTCATTCTATTGCTTCCGTAGATAGTTTGCAAAATCTAAATAATAGCAACGGTGGCCATCGCTATCAGCGTTCGGTTAGCGATCGTCGCACTTCGTTTGATCGTGTATTTGCCGAACGTAATAAGGATTTTGTACCAATTGTGCAGCCAACGCGCCCTGTGCTCGCATCGTCGAACATCGAATGTGTATTAACCGATACAGAAAGGATGACTCTGATCGAGCGCTTGGGGAAGACACGCTTGACATATCCAATAATGCAG